One stretch of Tepidibacter hydrothermalis DNA includes these proteins:
- the deoC gene encoding deoxyribose-phosphate aldolase: protein MELAKYIDHTVLKAQTTEDAVKKVCEEAKEYGFFSVCINPSYIEFAKEQLKGSDVKVCTVIGFPLGANTSEVKAFETIDAIKKGADEVDMVINIGALKDKKYDYVQNDIKAVVDAADGKALVKVIIETCYLTDEEKKIVCELAKKAGTDYVKTSTGFGTGGSTPEDIKLMRETVGENIGVKASGGVRSTSDAEAVINAGASRIGASASISIVTGNKDSNSGY from the coding sequence ATGGAATTAGCAAAGTACATAGATCATACTGTATTAAAAGCTCAAACAACAGAGGATGCTGTAAAAAAAGTTTGTGAAGAAGCAAAAGAATATGGCTTTTTTTCAGTATGTATAAACCCATCATATATAGAGTTTGCAAAAGAGCAGTTAAAAGGATCAGATGTTAAAGTTTGTACAGTTATAGGATTTCCTTTGGGAGCAAATACTTCAGAAGTTAAGGCATTTGAAACTATAGATGCAATTAAAAAAGGTGCTGATGAAGTTGATATGGTTATAAATATAGGTGCTCTTAAAGATAAAAAATATGATTATGTTCAAAATGATATAAAAGCAGTTGTAGATGCAGCTGATGGCAAAGCTTTAGTAAAAGTTATAATCGAGACTTGTTATTTAACTGATGAAGAAAAGAAAATAGTTTGTGAACTTGCAAAAAAAGCAGGTACTGATTATGTTAAAACTTCTACTGGATTTGGAACAGGAGGATCAACACCAGAAGATATAAAGCTTATGAGAGAAACTGTTGGAGAGAATATAGGAGTTAAAGCTTCAGGTGGAGTAAGAAGTACATCAGATGCAGAAGCTGTAATAAATGCTGGAGCATCAAGAATTGGAGCAAGTGCATCTATTAGCATAGTTACAGGAAATAAAGATTCAAATAGTGGATATTAA
- a CDS encoding M15 family metallopeptidase: MKKICTLLLIGILVINVLFICSNNEDYQVFKIEDNKKYNVNMKRDILSLMMGYSGHIVDIDMCDDKVYLIMKSGNKILYDDKKNKTMQEKINNPDLQDMMEEAYNLNCIDDIADNDPGRIRHYQLLQEVYGNTKKQIEINLKNFKFGNKYYAFNDKNNAYENLKKSINEVVNICKSNNEMYKYIYPISGTFNYRIISGTSRLSPHSFGIAIDLASDKSDYWKWASKEAGQKRLKSYPDSLVKTFENNNFIWGGKWKHFDILHFEYRPEFIYKSKHFNDNVDGFELWYKGADIKDKRTMLYIDLINNKIK; this comes from the coding sequence ATGAAAAAGATATGTACTCTTTTACTTATAGGGATATTGGTTATAAATGTACTATTTATATGCTCAAATAATGAAGATTATCAGGTTTTTAAAATTGAAGATAATAAAAAGTACAATGTAAATATGAAAAGAGATATATTGTCATTAATGATGGGGTACAGTGGACATATTGTAGATATTGATATGTGCGATGATAAAGTATATTTAATAATGAAATCTGGAAATAAAATATTATACGATGATAAAAAAAATAAAACTATGCAAGAAAAAATAAATAATCCAGATTTACAAGATATGATGGAAGAAGCATATAATTTAAATTGTATAGATGATATAGCTGATAATGACCCCGGTAGAATAAGACATTATCAGCTATTACAAGAAGTATATGGAAACACAAAAAAACAAATAGAAATTAATTTGAAAAATTTTAAATTTGGGAATAAATACTATGCATTCAATGATAAAAATAATGCTTATGAAAATTTAAAAAAATCTATAAATGAAGTTGTGAATATATGCAAGTCTAATAATGAAATGTATAAGTATATATATCCTATAAGTGGAACTTTTAATTATAGAATTATATCTGGAACAAGCAGATTAAGTCCTCATTCATTTGGAATAGCTATTGATTTGGCAAGTGATAAGAGTGATTACTGGAAATGGGCATCAAAAGAAGCAGGACAAAAAAGATTAAAATCATATCCAGATAGTCTTGTTAAAACATTTGAAAATAATAACTTTATATGGGGTGGGAAGTGGAAACATTTTGATATATTGCATTTTGAATATAGACCAGAATTTATATATAAATCAAAACATTTTAATGATAATGTAGATGGTTTTGAACTTTGGTATAAAGGCGCTGATATAAAGGATAAAAGAACTATGCTTTATATAGACTTAATAAATAATAAAATAAAATAA
- a CDS encoding ABC-F family ATP-binding cassette domain-containing protein gives MLQATGIGLRYGDKQLFKDVNIKFNKGNCYGVIGANGAGKSTFLKVLSGEVEANEGDIAITPGERLSVLKQDHFEYDEEVVINTVIMGHKRLHQIIKEKDELYAKTDFTDEDGIKAAELEGEFAELNGWEAETEAEMILMGLGLLKDLHYKLMKELSGAEKVKVLLAQALFGKPDILLMDEPTNHLDFKSINWLENFIMDLQDTAVIVVSHDRHFLNKVCTHMADVDFGKIQMYVGNYDFWYESSQLMLQMAKDQNKKTEEKVKQLKEFIARFSSNASKAKQATSRKKQLEKLTIEDIQPSRRRYPFVGFSPEREVGNELLTVEGISKTVDGVKVLDNISFRLNKDDKVIFLGDEIAKTTLFDILMGVCEPDEGSFKWGVTTSQDYLPKNHNDYFDGVEMSLVDWLRQYSEEKAESFIRGFLGRMLFSGEEALKNANVLSGGEKVRCMLSKLMLSNANILVLDEPTNHLDLESITSVNKGLINFTGTVLFTSHDHQFIETIANRIIEITPNGLMDRSMKFDEYLENKEIQSKLKEMYK, from the coding sequence ATGTTACAGGCTACTGGAATAGGATTAAGATATGGAGATAAACAATTATTTAAAGATGTTAACATAAAATTCAATAAAGGAAATTGCTATGGGGTAATAGGTGCCAATGGTGCTGGAAAATCTACATTTTTAAAGGTATTATCTGGAGAAGTAGAAGCAAATGAAGGAGATATAGCTATAACTCCTGGAGAAAGATTGTCTGTATTAAAACAAGATCATTTCGAATATGATGAAGAAGTTGTAATTAATACAGTTATTATGGGACACAAAAGATTACATCAAATAATTAAGGAAAAAGATGAATTATATGCAAAAACTGACTTTACAGATGAAGACGGAATAAAAGCTGCTGAACTTGAAGGCGAATTTGCTGAATTAAACGGATGGGAAGCAGAAACAGAAGCTGAGATGATTTTAATGGGTCTAGGATTACTTAAGGACTTACATTATAAACTAATGAAGGAATTATCTGGTGCTGAAAAAGTTAAAGTGTTATTGGCACAGGCTTTATTTGGAAAACCTGATATACTTCTTATGGATGAGCCGACTAACCACTTAGATTTTAAATCAATTAACTGGTTAGAAAATTTTATTATGGATTTACAAGATACTGCTGTAATAGTAGTATCGCATGATAGACACTTTTTAAATAAAGTATGTACTCATATGGCAGATGTAGACTTTGGGAAAATACAAATGTATGTTGGAAATTACGATTTCTGGTATGAATCTAGTCAATTAATGCTACAAATGGCTAAAGATCAAAATAAAAAAACAGAAGAAAAAGTAAAGCAATTAAAAGAGTTCATCGCAAGATTTAGCTCAAATGCATCTAAGGCAAAACAAGCTACATCTAGAAAAAAACAATTAGAAAAACTTACAATAGAAGATATTCAACCATCTAGAAGAAGATATCCTTTTGTGGGATTCAGTCCTGAAAGAGAAGTTGGAAATGAACTGTTGACAGTAGAAGGAATATCTAAAACTGTAGACGGTGTTAAAGTTCTAGATAATATAAGTTTTAGATTGAACAAAGACGATAAAGTTATATTTTTAGGAGATGAAATAGCTAAAACAACATTGTTTGATATATTAATGGGTGTTTGTGAACCTGATGAAGGAAGCTTTAAATGGGGTGTTACAACATCTCAAGACTATTTACCTAAAAATCACAATGATTACTTTGATGGTGTTGAAATGTCATTAGTTGATTGGTTAAGACAATATTCAGAAGAAAAAGCTGAAAGTTTTATAAGAGGATTTTTAGGAAGAATGCTTTTCTCTGGAGAGGAAGCACTTAAGAATGCAAACGTATTATCTGGAGGAGAAAAAGTTAGATGTATGTTATCTAAACTTATGTTATCTAATGCAAATATACTAGTTCTAGATGAACCTACAAACCATCTTGATCTTGAATCTATAACATCTGTAAATAAAGGATTAATCAACTTTACTGGAACTGTATTATTTACATCTCATGACCATCAGTTTATAGAAACTATAGCTAATAGAATAATAGAAATAACTCCAAATGGATTAATGGATAGAAGTATGAAATTTGATGAGTATTTAGAAAATAAAGAAATACAATCTAAATTAAAAGAAATGTATAAATAA
- a CDS encoding LacI family DNA-binding transcriptional regulator: protein MAITIKDIAKKAQVSRTTVSRVLNDSGYVKEETRKKVMDVIKELNYTPSAIARSLSTSKTNTIGIIVPEINNPFFGEIIKGISQIADENNLNIILCNTDDKRDKELKALKLLKEQRIEGIIITPTYAEDHFSSEYLNTLEHIGIPIILLDGYVKYSEFSGIFIDHIKGAYDATRALINAGHKKIAIINGKQNYTITKDRFKGYVKALNENNIIIEDKYVFYGDFDYESSYEITKKILSMEDRPSAIFVTSNMMILGTIKALYEQNINIPKDMAIIGFDKLDLVNILGMNISSVNGPTIEMGKAGMKMLIDKLNNVSQNDEIKRRIIVPELVLKGSEKFIP, encoded by the coding sequence ATGGCTATAACTATAAAAGATATTGCAAAAAAAGCACAAGTATCTCGAACTACCGTATCAAGGGTATTAAATGACTCCGGATATGTAAAAGAAGAAACGAGAAAAAAAGTGATGGATGTAATTAAAGAATTAAACTATACACCTAGTGCAATCGCTAGAAGTCTATCTACTAGTAAAACAAATACTATAGGTATTATAGTTCCAGAAATAAACAATCCTTTCTTTGGAGAAATCATAAAGGGGATAAGTCAAATAGCAGATGAAAATAATTTAAATATAATACTTTGCAATACTGATGATAAAAGAGATAAAGAACTTAAAGCACTTAAACTATTAAAGGAACAGAGAATAGAGGGTATAATAATAACTCCAACATATGCAGAAGATCATTTTAGTAGTGAATATTTAAATACTTTAGAGCATATAGGTATTCCTATTATATTACTTGATGGATATGTTAAATATTCAGAATTTAGTGGCATATTTATAGATCACATAAAAGGAGCTTATGATGCTACTAGGGCATTAATAAATGCCGGACATAAAAAAATAGCTATAATTAATGGTAAACAAAATTATACAATAACTAAAGATAGATTTAAAGGATATGTAAAGGCTTTGAATGAAAATAATATAATTATTGAAGATAAGTATGTATTCTATGGAGATTTTGATTATGAAAGTTCATATGAAATCACTAAGAAAATATTAAGCATGGAAGACAGACCAAGTGCTATATTTGTAACTAGTAATATGATGATTTTGGGTACTATAAAAGCACTATATGAACAAAATATAAATATTCCAAAAGATATGGCTATAATAGGATTTGATAAATTAGATTTAGTAAATATTTTAGGCATGAATATAAGTTCTGTAAATGGACCGACTATTGAAATGGGAAAAGCAGGAATGAAAATGCTTATAGACAAATTAAATAATGTATCTCAAAATGATGAAATAAAAAGAAGGATAATAGTCCCTGAACTTGTTTTAAAAGGATCAGAAAAATTTATACCATAA
- the fliF gene encoding flagellar basal-body MS-ring/collar protein FliF, whose amino-acid sequence MGDNFLKIKEAVVAFLNKYTKKQKINVFVGLILILIISTLTIFNMTKPEYSVLYKDLDIKESANITKNLDELKIEYKLNDEGTILVKKEQINKIKMDLSTKGVPSTKFSYDDLLEKNTMFMSEDEKDRVFNYALKNQIESVIEEMPAIKNADVILTIPKDSTFILDENKENSKASVTLELNEGFTLDKQSIEGIAFLVSNSVQGLSVDNITIHDSTGRVLNKKDNEQSYESSNQLEIQNKVKEDIEGNLVEFLSTIYGYGNVSVMASVKLNFDTDITETKEYNTPIEGEENGLIRSIKEKNESVKNSQNGGVPGTDSNTEEITQYQQEESGNSAYNNFDKTVNYELNEIVRKVEKAKGQIQDITVAVVLNSEILPDKELTQEKKKEIVNSVSSAAGIDTKRVEVYAQAFNNDLDKGVDEIDNGKMNMPMWTIILIILLILIPVFICILYIIKVRKEKEKEKEKIEEKSPNIDIMEEEIEELELDIKESGHKKSIENLVNKNPEIVAQLLKSWIDEE is encoded by the coding sequence ATGGGTGATAATTTTTTGAAAATAAAAGAAGCTGTAGTTGCGTTTTTAAATAAATATACTAAAAAACAAAAAATAAATGTATTTGTTGGATTGATATTGATATTGATTATAAGTACACTAACTATATTCAATATGACAAAACCTGAATATAGTGTTTTGTATAAAGACTTAGACATAAAAGAGTCGGCAAATATAACTAAAAATCTAGATGAACTTAAAATTGAGTATAAGCTGAATGATGAGGGTACTATACTGGTTAAAAAAGAACAGATAAACAAAATAAAAATGGATTTATCAACAAAAGGGGTACCAAGTACCAAATTTTCATACGATGATTTATTAGAAAAAAATACTATGTTTATGAGCGAGGATGAAAAAGATAGAGTCTTTAATTATGCACTTAAAAATCAAATAGAATCTGTAATAGAAGAAATGCCAGCTATTAAAAATGCAGATGTAATTTTGACTATACCAAAAGATTCAACTTTTATACTAGATGAAAATAAGGAAAATTCAAAAGCGTCTGTGACTTTGGAATTGAATGAAGGGTTTACTTTAGATAAACAAAGTATAGAAGGAATAGCATTTTTAGTATCAAACTCGGTTCAAGGATTAAGCGTTGATAATATAACGATTCATGATTCTACTGGACGAGTTCTTAATAAAAAAGATAATGAACAATCTTATGAATCTTCAAATCAATTAGAGATACAGAATAAAGTTAAAGAGGATATAGAAGGCAATTTGGTTGAATTTTTATCTACTATATATGGTTATGGTAATGTATCTGTTATGGCTAGTGTAAAGCTAAATTTTGATACTGATATAACTGAAACAAAAGAATATAATACTCCTATAGAAGGAGAAGAAAATGGTCTTATAAGAAGTATAAAGGAAAAAAATGAATCAGTTAAGAATTCTCAAAATGGAGGAGTACCTGGGACTGATAGTAATACTGAAGAAATAACTCAGTATCAACAAGAAGAAAGTGGAAATTCTGCATATAATAATTTTGATAAAACTGTAAATTATGAACTTAATGAAATAGTTAGAAAAGTTGAAAAAGCTAAAGGTCAGATACAAGATATAACGGTAGCAGTAGTGCTTAATAGTGAAATATTACCAGACAAAGAACTGACGCAGGAAAAGAAAAAGGAAATAGTAAATTCAGTATCGAGTGCGGCAGGAATAGACACTAAAAGAGTTGAGGTATATGCACAAGCATTTAATAATGATTTAGATAAAGGTGTAGATGAAATTGATAATGGAAAGATGAATATGCCTATGTGGACTATTATATTAATAATATTGCTTATATTAATACCTGTATTTATTTGTATATTATATATTATTAAAGTTAGAAAAGAAAAAGAAAAAGAAAAAGAAAAGATTGAAGAAAAATCTCCAAATATAGATATAATGGAAGAAGAAATAGAGGAATTAGAATTAGATATAAAAGAGTCTGGACATAAAAAGAGCATAGAAAATCTTGTTAATAAAAATCCAGAAATAGTGGCTCAACTATTAAAAAGTTGGATAGATGAGGAATAA
- a CDS encoding peptide MFS transporter → MALAQNQEENVVEQSKKHPPGLYMLFFTEMWERFSYYGMRALLIMYLTTELVKGGLGIEKSTAALIYGWFTGLVYFTPIIGGYISDKYLGQRKAITIGGITMALGQVALFSQQSKTFLYLGLFLLIIGNGFFKPNISTLVGKLYPDGDKRRDAAFTIFYMGINVGAFLAPLICGTLAESTFAIREGNMIVQYGFKYGFLAAAIGMVLGQIVFNLLANKYLGDIGKAPVGIKDKNNKEKIDRPLTKKEKERTTVIFILATFVVVFWAGFEQAGSSLTIYTQDYINRNIGSFEVPVSWFQSLNPFFIVLLAPVLSKVWITLSKREQGDLKIPVKMAFGLILLGLGFLLMVGAVLQRGGSDDIAIKANMMWLVGAYLLHTLGELCLSPVGLSMVSSIAPVKYASALMGVWLLSSFVAQIVGGYIASYVEKLGHLQIFGGIAVVSIVVGLILITLNKKLVSMME, encoded by the coding sequence ATGGCTTTAGCACAAAATCAAGAAGAAAATGTTGTAGAACAAAGTAAAAAACATCCTCCTGGATTGTATATGTTGTTTTTTACTGAAATGTGGGAAAGATTTAGTTACTATGGTATGAGAGCACTTCTTATAATGTATCTAACTACTGAATTAGTAAAAGGTGGACTGGGTATTGAAAAAAGTACAGCAGCTCTTATATATGGATGGTTTACTGGTCTTGTGTATTTTACACCTATAATAGGTGGATATATTTCTGATAAATATTTAGGACAAAGAAAAGCCATTACAATAGGTGGTATAACTATGGCACTTGGGCAAGTGGCTCTATTTTCGCAACAAAGTAAAACGTTTTTATATTTAGGATTATTTTTACTTATAATAGGAAATGGTTTCTTTAAACCAAATATATCTACTTTGGTTGGAAAATTATATCCTGATGGAGATAAAAGAAGAGATGCTGCATTTACAATATTCTATATGGGAATAAATGTTGGTGCGTTTTTAGCGCCTTTAATATGTGGAACTTTAGCAGAGAGCACTTTTGCAATAAGAGAAGGTAATATGATTGTTCAATATGGATTTAAATATGGATTTTTGGCAGCTGCTATAGGAATGGTTTTAGGACAAATTGTATTTAATTTACTTGCTAATAAATATCTTGGAGATATAGGTAAAGCACCTGTAGGGATAAAAGATAAGAATAATAAAGAAAAAATAGATAGACCTCTTACAAAGAAAGAAAAGGAGAGAACGACAGTAATATTCATATTAGCTACATTTGTTGTAGTGTTTTGGGCTGGATTTGAACAAGCTGGAAGTTCACTTACTATATATACTCAAGATTATATAAATAGAAATATAGGATCTTTTGAAGTACCAGTATCTTGGTTCCAATCATTAAATCCTTTTTTCATAGTTTTACTTGCACCTGTACTATCTAAAGTTTGGATAACGTTATCTAAAAGAGAGCAAGGCGATTTAAAGATACCTGTTAAAATGGCTTTTGGATTAATTTTACTAGGTTTAGGATTTTTATTAATGGTAGGAGCTGTTTTACAAAGAGGAGGATCGGATGATATAGCTATAAAAGCTAATATGATGTGGCTTGTAGGAGCATACTTGTTACACACTTTAGGAGAACTATGTTTATCTCCAGTAGGTCTTTCGATGGTTAGTTCTATAGCTCCAGTTAAATATGCATCAGCTCTTATGGGAGTGTGGTTATTAAGTAGCTTTGTTGCACAGATAGTTGGAGGATATATAGCTTCTTATGTAGAAAAGCTTGGACACTTACAGATATTTGGCGGAATAGCAGTTGTTTCTATTGTTGTCGGTTTAATATTAATAACTTTAAATAAAAAATTAGTATCTATGATGGAATAA
- the flgC gene encoding flagellar basal body rod protein FlgC: MSLFNSINISSSGLTAERLRMDIISKNIANANTTRTANGTPYKRQVVTFKAAEKESFKTHLNKYVNKNNNNNIGNGVEVTSIKEDQSAFKRVYDPGHPDADKKGYVLMPNVNIVTEMINMISATRSYEANVTALNSSKSMMMKALEIGR; this comes from the coding sequence ATGTCGCTATTTAATTCTATAAATATAAGTTCTTCTGGGCTGACTGCTGAAAGATTAAGAATGGATATAATATCTAAAAACATAGCTAATGCAAACACAACAAGAACAGCAAATGGAACTCCATATAAAAGACAAGTAGTCACATTCAAAGCTGCTGAAAAAGAGTCTTTTAAAACACATCTAAACAAATATGTAAATAAAAATAATAATAATAATATAGGAAATGGAGTTGAGGTAACTAGTATAAAAGAAGATCAGAGTGCGTTTAAAAGGGTTTATGACCCAGGGCATCCGGATGCCGATAAAAAAGGATATGTTTTAATGCCAAATGTTAATATAGTAACAGAAATGATAAATATGATTTCGGCTACAAGATCATATGAAGCAAATGTTACTGCGTTAAATTCAAGTAAAAGCATGATGATGAAGGCTTTAGAAATTGGTAGATAA
- a CDS encoding MFS transporter → MIKNIKYKPAIIFIFLNMLIIGFCESIKGVFVSQFKEVFQISDSSIGFMFSLSIFGYIISTYAGGILCSKFGQKKVLVFSTIIIGISYLITSVAPTFTILLISVFVTNIGTGLQGISVNSISPILFITYNTILINLTHFFYGFGVSISQKFSGNMILKGFTFRDVFLINSGLMLLSLFFILFTKFPKVEPVNVESNIFKALKSKLVLLFIFAQGLYVFSEVGFLNWFVNFAQTSYNFTIDQATHYSAIFFLVFTFGRLTGGFVVHRLSIKRSMLIYLSMSLILFWSGYLLKSNFIILISLSGFFFSIIFPTTITIIGKAFKENTSYIMGLILSFVSIINMLMNSLMGILSTYLSSYIAFSLIPIALSLSLLFYINIFKKIDTL, encoded by the coding sequence ATGATAAAAAACATAAAATATAAACCAGCAATAATTTTCATTTTTTTGAATATGCTCATTATAGGTTTTTGTGAAAGTATAAAAGGAGTATTTGTTTCTCAATTTAAGGAAGTATTCCAAATTTCTGATTCATCAATAGGTTTTATGTTCTCACTTTCAATATTTGGCTATATAATTTCAACTTATGCAGGAGGTATACTTTGTTCTAAATTCGGACAAAAAAAAGTTCTTGTTTTTTCTACTATAATAATAGGTATTTCTTATCTTATAACATCTGTTGCTCCTACTTTCACAATATTGCTAATTTCTGTATTTGTAACAAACATAGGTACAGGTCTTCAAGGCATATCAGTGAATTCTATATCTCCAATTTTATTTATTACTTATAACACAATACTTATAAACCTCACTCACTTTTTTTATGGTTTTGGAGTTAGTATAAGCCAAAAATTTTCTGGAAATATGATTTTGAAAGGTTTTACTTTTAGAGATGTGTTTTTAATAAATAGTGGATTGATGTTATTATCTTTATTTTTTATATTATTTACTAAATTTCCAAAAGTTGAACCAGTAAATGTAGAATCAAATATATTTAAAGCTTTAAAAAGCAAACTAGTTTTATTATTCATATTTGCACAAGGCTTATATGTTTTTTCTGAAGTAGGATTTTTAAACTGGTTTGTTAACTTTGCTCAAACTTCATATAATTTTACAATTGACCAGGCAACACACTATTCTGCCATTTTCTTTCTAGTATTCACATTTGGAAGATTAACAGGAGGATTTGTTGTGCATCGATTAAGTATAAAAAGATCTATGCTAATTTACTTATCAATGTCATTAATATTATTTTGGAGTGGATATTTATTGAAATCTAATTTTATAATATTAATATCTCTTTCAGGATTTTTCTTTTCAATAATTTTTCCAACTACAATAACAATAATAGGAAAAGCATTTAAAGAAAACACTTCATATATAATGGGATTAATATTATCATTTGTTTCTATTATAAATATGCTTATGAACAGTTTAATGGGTATTTTATCAACTTACTTATCATCATATATAGCTTTTTCACTAATACCTATAGCTTTAAGTTTATCTTTATTATTCTATATTAATATATTCAAAAAAATAGATACCTTATAA
- the flgB gene encoding flagellar basal body rod protein FlgB, which yields MRLNDNINLLSKSLDAYSIRQNAINNNISNSNTPNYKRKDVEFDKILRKITNENGINIKTTNPKHIGTDIDKLDLKPKIIIDKNTKSRLDGNNVDIDVEMAELSKNYIKYNVASQQITSAFKRYKNAISGGGR from the coding sequence ATGAGATTAAATGATAATATAAACTTATTGAGTAAAAGTTTAGATGCCTATTCTATTAGACAAAATGCTATAAATAACAACATATCAAATTCTAATACTCCTAATTATAAAAGAAAGGATGTGGAATTTGACAAAATACTAAGAAAAATTACAAATGAAAATGGTATTAATATAAAAACAACTAATCCTAAACATATAGGAACAGATATTGACAAATTGGATTTAAAACCAAAAATTATTATTGATAAAAATACAAAATCCAGACTTGATGGAAATAATGTAGACATAGATGTAGAAATGGCAGAGTTAAGTAAAAATTATATAAAATATAATGTTGCAAGTCAACAGATAACAAGTGCATTTAAAAGATATAAAAATGCAATAAGTGGAGGAGGTAGATAA
- the fliE gene encoding flagellar hook-basal body complex protein FliE, with protein sequence MQVQGGKIHSLTIGSTENNTKKSTDSNIGFKDFLNKAVYSVSDMEKKSDEMNFKFISGEVDNIHEVMIATQKADIAIQAFTEVKSKIMDAYKEIMRIQI encoded by the coding sequence GTGCAAGTTCAAGGTGGAAAAATTCATAGCCTAACTATCGGTAGTACAGAAAATAACACTAAAAAGTCTACTGATTCAAACATAGGGTTTAAGGATTTTTTAAATAAAGCAGTTTATTCTGTAAGTGATATGGAAAAAAAATCAGATGAAATGAATTTTAAATTTATAAGTGGAGAAGTTGATAACATTCATGAAGTTATGATTGCAACACAAAAGGCAGATATAGCCATACAAGCATTTACAGAAGTGAAAAGTAAGATAATGGATGCATACAAAGAAATTATGAGAATACAAATATAG
- a CDS encoding YerC/YecD family TrpR-related protein: MDYNSKLKDEQIDTLFEVILKINTIEECYMFFEDICTVKELKSLSQRLQVAKMLRNNKTYTEIEENTGASTATISRVSRCLNYGADGYNIMLDRMDKK, translated from the coding sequence ATGGATTATAATTCGAAATTGAAAGATGAACAAATAGATACCTTGTTTGAAGTTATACTTAAAATTAATACCATAGAGGAATGTTATATGTTCTTTGAGGATATATGTACGGTTAAAGAATTGAAATCTTTATCACAAAGGTTACAAGTAGCAAAAATGTTAAGGAATAATAAAACTTATACGGAAATAGAAGAAAATACAGGAGCAAGTACAGCTACTATAAGTAGGGTTAGTAGATGTTTGAATTATGGAGCTGACGGATATAATATTATGCTTGATAGAATGGATAAAAAATAG
- a CDS encoding flavodoxin family protein: protein MKKLVIYYSFEGNTKLLSQIIAQNLDADILEINPKDEVKRKGFMKYLWGGKSVFMKEKPELEPISIDIDEYDLLIIGTPVWAGTFTPALRTFFDKYDIKNKKIFLFCTHNGGPGKTLENMKSELDMNNVIGVKDFVNVSKNIEVNKNIAEKWVEEIKYKHNI, encoded by the coding sequence ATGAAGAAATTAGTAATTTATTATTCGTTTGAAGGAAATACAAAATTATTATCTCAAATAATAGCTCAAAATTTAGATGCAGATATTTTAGAAATTAATCCTAAAGATGAAGTTAAAAGAAAAGGATTTATGAAATATTTATGGGGTGGGAAAAGTGTTTTTATGAAAGAAAAACCTGAACTTGAACCTATATCAATAGACATAGATGAATATGACCTGTTGATTATAGGAACTCCAGTGTGGGCTGGAACATTTACACCAGCGTTAAGGACATTTTTTGATAAATATGATATCAAAAATAAGAAAATATTCTTATTTTGTACTCATAACGGAGGTCCAGGTAAAACTTTAGAGAATATGAAATCTGAACTAGATATGAATAATGTAATAGGTGTTAAAGATTTTGTAAACGTATCTAAAAATATAGAAGTTAATAAAAATATAGCTGAAAAATGGGTTGAAGAGATAAAATACAAACATAATATATAA